From a region of the Halolamina sp. CBA1230 genome:
- a CDS encoding fumarylacetoacetate hydrolase family protein, with protein sequence MRHARFRDPSGAVRHGEWHGDSVSFAGETYDLDEVDLLAPSEPSKVVCVGRNYVAHAEEHGADVPDRPLLFLKGPNTVASHGDTVTLPAGKERVEWEAELGVVIEKQAKHVDSDEAMEYVAGYTCVDDVSNRDDQRSESQWVRGKAFDGAAPIGPCIADPEHVPEDAAIRTRVNGEVKQEATIDQMVFDVPALIAEATQYMTLEPGDVIATGTPEGVGRFEDGDTAEIEVEGVGTLEHEVQQ encoded by the coding sequence ATGCGACACGCACGCTTCCGAGACCCCAGTGGCGCGGTACGACACGGCGAATGGCACGGCGACTCGGTCAGTTTCGCGGGCGAGACGTACGACCTCGACGAGGTCGATCTGCTCGCGCCGAGCGAGCCGAGCAAGGTGGTCTGTGTCGGGCGCAACTACGTCGCCCACGCCGAGGAGCACGGCGCGGACGTGCCCGACCGGCCGCTCCTGTTCCTGAAGGGGCCGAACACCGTCGCGAGCCACGGCGACACGGTGACGCTCCCGGCCGGGAAGGAGCGCGTCGAGTGGGAGGCCGAACTCGGCGTCGTGATCGAGAAGCAGGCCAAACACGTCGACAGCGACGAGGCGATGGAGTACGTCGCGGGGTACACCTGCGTCGACGACGTCTCGAACCGCGACGACCAGCGCAGCGAGTCCCAGTGGGTGCGCGGCAAGGCGTTCGACGGCGCCGCGCCGATCGGCCCCTGTATCGCCGACCCCGAGCACGTCCCCGAGGACGCGGCGATCCGGACGCGGGTGAACGGCGAGGTGAAGCAGGAGGCCACCATCGACCAGATGGTGTTCGACGTGCCGGCACTGATCGCGGAGGCAACCCAGTACATGACACTCGAACCAGGCGACGTGATCGCCACGGGGACCCCGGAAGGCGTCGGCCGATTCGAGGATGGCGACACAGCCGAGATCGAGGTTGAGGGCGTCGGCACGCTCGAACACGAGGTGCAGCAGTGA
- a CDS encoding acylphosphatase → MSDSDEYVRARVHVSGNVQGVAYRANTEETAKKRGVSGWVRNRDDGRVEAVFEGDPRTVESMIGWCHTGSPRADVEDVEVAYEEPRSADGFHVRWSG, encoded by the coding sequence ATGAGTGATTCCGACGAGTACGTCCGGGCACGCGTCCACGTCAGCGGGAACGTCCAGGGGGTCGCGTACCGAGCCAACACCGAGGAGACCGCCAAGAAGCGTGGGGTAAGCGGCTGGGTCCGGAACCGGGACGACGGCCGCGTCGAGGCGGTGTTCGAGGGCGATCCGCGGACCGTGGAGTCGATGATCGGCTGGTGTCACACCGGCAGCCCCCGGGCGGACGTCGAGGACGTCGAGGTGGCGTACGAGGAGCCACGCAGCGCCGACGGGTTCCACGTCCGCTGGTCGGGCTGA
- a CDS encoding antibiotic biosynthesis monooxygenase, whose translation MSGPEQADCGAIVRVWHGWTDPADADAYEQFLTDPENGLLETLDGDGYLGYDLLQREADDEVEFVTQLRFAGYDAVREFAGEAYERAHVPDEARELLARWDDEAEHYELRAGNRV comes from the coding sequence GTGAGCGGGCCCGAACAGGCGGACTGTGGGGCGATCGTCCGCGTCTGGCACGGCTGGACCGACCCCGCGGACGCCGACGCGTACGAACAGTTCCTCACCGATCCCGAGAACGGACTGCTGGAGACGCTCGACGGTGACGGGTATCTCGGCTACGACCTGCTCCAGCGGGAGGCCGACGACGAGGTGGAGTTCGTGACCCAACTACGGTTCGCGGGCTACGACGCCGTCAGGGAGTTCGCCGGCGAGGCGTACGAGCGGGCACACGTGCCCGACGAGGCACGGGAGCTACTGGCTCGTTGGGACGACGAGGCCGAGCACTACGAACTCCGGGCCGGGAACCGAGTCTGA
- a CDS encoding S8 family serine peptidase, which yields MVGSVLTVGVGSVAAQPSLAENQAPSLDGNGAVQELEPNTAVTNTEPTAASIERDDAETANVAKELRRADGEQVLLLSVERNLDRDAASFASVDADTLRADSRATLRPVAEQLTEFEHVDIRNQFWAGNVLSVEVDLDEHDVDRLAAIDGVTAVAPNADAVHPAPPEDDTTMMASTESSGGDDYTYGLEQIDVPGFEERYGDRGGNATVAVIDDGISNPEAGHPDLTFATEAVAVNGSVTTGTLGSAGSHGEHVAGTAAGAAEPAGDVPRYGVAPDSSLVMINAFEGGATAEDILASVQYSAEQDVDVATMSLGFESTTGNSVLMTAMEETIQDANAAGTLVVGSAGNAGAGDDGGPTTSPGAEFSSFSVGASNAQGTIAPFSSGAVISPFAAEYVSANGSYPANYPREYVKPDVAAPGADVLSAGPLGTVVADDAATYSTSGGTSMAAPHVAGAAALIQSATEEELAPKTIQAALVETAAKPDNEFAERHGRDIRYGAGVINVTAATAAVKSGTMGIEGTVTDTDGDPIPGAAVTSEGDALTSANVSGDYTLRTTDQSTEVTADAFGYEASSQDVDDGSAQFTLDDALAVDLIEEQSEYAEFDGQVDVTVDVRNLDNVTVEPTQATDVDTGNLTLRVAGEEASFGEPVELDGYDGLVNVTVDIDGNASVEENDTIGLEHTFQGLGESTTVESGPTTLTEELDPAFFELDGLTAPETLAPGESLDMTVEVTNTGQVADSKLIQTFVDGPSGEAAVPPEELSLEPGETTTYELSANGIGSLYDAGSVLDVGFRTADGEGYFGDLTGINDEISAELALQAQGAQFSVTSLEAPTKAGAGEEIQVNATVENVGSEADQQNVAFRFGAETLATETVELEAFGLSASDNVVNLSFTVSVPEEPDIYEHGVYTDDDSATGAIAVDESYTNVTVVESDGIYEPGQGERTLSVFEEHLAPRYATEVVEVQSVDDETIASTDVFVFHDFGTSLSDEAIADLITTVENDSTTRAVYLEQAIASNAISDRSRVTGDPDESPLNSQTGAPPVEFEIEADHPIFEGVGEPGETVTIHDGPNAYMSWFEGPDGETLARADDAAGTDAGGPSVAVDPETGSVLLASIAPFEFPLAGLSLSPDAFTDDAGRLLANSVAVADDDTDRSVAVDTEFVGAVDDASDSVTVTGSVGATDQHDGEEVTVTVGGEPVTTATVDGYEFTAEFDPTVLDLSAQSDAVVDVAELSINDTDTVDVVHETRSLEKGYNLLSVPQSANLSAEGVGAVNVWNASAGSYESATGSEFDSPANLHQGLYVSATDDDARLGFTFGDDVPTGGTADLTEGWTLAGSNFAIDSTEMGDTRTLHEDLVSVDPSGLTVFGSGFDQQYDGQSTIGAYDAYWVRNSGNTSHERAIVSPAYDVADREDVLGLNESAFEITSVETSVRSTDEVSLEDDVLGSDEDVVAVDVTVTNDGRLDTQFVDLHAAQDGEFTLAERSSGVTLDSNETETVTLYYALERDDPPAVDLRATTDDDAAETTLGVGGDGLTVEDQALTLDDEFVVSSVDYNGEATVELVADGEVLGTETVDDGDATDLPITLSNATTGTVEVRLLDADGEEQANATATVSGPSIEIENGAPAHAFPDSESVDVPANVTNNALIEQTVDVGFAMGGETVENETATIAGRSTELAATFAANVSELDVGDSVEHTVSAAGASDTATLTVTEAAIEFRDQGSTDGTVLVENVTAEAGQSVVVTNDEYEIVDSANLTEDIVDGTMEFTLESPGEHVAHVVADTDDAADDAGLVSDQATVSATNVTIENTSVNVSESSLPYSVEELDVAGAGVLDSFDGTPEGANYTIEIRQDGATIGESDTLNGEEMDVTVPLDEPITADSVGTTTAAVEAVLVDESGTAIPIARNGTFTTVSDNATVTITAGEAEANVVLPDQTIDANGGSDAVRVENVTGTEGQYVVLTDADLNVVGTHALEERVVDETLVVDLNESAEPGEYRAHLTSDVGLLAGDALVTDAGELSEPANFDVGIDSVNDSVTAGENVSVTYTVENTGGVEGAQTVSASVNGTEVATDDVTLAAGANQTLSVTYVTDGDDTPAVEVEVESENDSATATVEVMPAS from the coding sequence ATGGTCGGGTCCGTCCTCACGGTCGGGGTGGGTAGCGTCGCGGCACAGCCATCACTCGCCGAGAACCAGGCGCCGTCGCTCGACGGGAACGGCGCGGTGCAGGAACTCGAACCGAACACCGCGGTGACGAACACGGAGCCCACGGCAGCGTCCATCGAACGGGACGACGCCGAAACGGCGAACGTCGCGAAGGAGCTCCGAAGGGCGGACGGCGAGCAGGTGCTCCTGCTGAGCGTGGAGCGGAACCTCGACCGTGACGCCGCCAGCTTCGCGTCCGTGGACGCCGACACGCTCCGGGCCGACTCGCGAGCGACGCTCCGCCCCGTCGCGGAGCAACTCACCGAGTTCGAGCACGTCGACATCCGGAACCAGTTCTGGGCAGGGAACGTGCTCTCGGTGGAAGTCGACCTCGACGAACACGACGTCGACCGGCTCGCAGCCATCGACGGCGTGACCGCCGTCGCGCCGAACGCCGACGCCGTCCACCCGGCACCGCCGGAAGACGACACGACGATGATGGCGAGCACCGAGAGCAGCGGCGGCGACGACTACACGTACGGGCTCGAGCAGATCGACGTGCCTGGGTTCGAGGAGCGCTACGGCGACCGTGGCGGGAACGCGACCGTCGCCGTCATCGACGACGGGATCAGCAACCCCGAGGCGGGTCACCCCGACCTCACGTTCGCGACCGAGGCGGTCGCGGTCAACGGCAGCGTCACCACGGGGACGCTCGGCAGTGCGGGCTCCCACGGTGAACACGTCGCCGGGACGGCAGCCGGTGCCGCCGAGCCCGCGGGTGACGTCCCCCGATACGGCGTCGCTCCCGACTCCTCGCTCGTCATGATCAACGCCTTCGAAGGCGGTGCGACCGCCGAGGACATCCTCGCGTCGGTCCAGTACTCGGCGGAGCAGGACGTCGACGTGGCGACCATGAGCCTCGGCTTCGAGTCGACCACCGGGAACTCGGTGCTCATGACTGCGATGGAGGAGACGATCCAGGACGCCAACGCGGCGGGCACGCTGGTCGTCGGCTCGGCCGGGAACGCCGGCGCCGGCGACGACGGCGGGCCGACCACTTCGCCCGGCGCCGAGTTCTCCAGTTTCTCCGTCGGTGCCTCCAACGCGCAGGGTACTATCGCACCCTTCTCCAGCGGCGCCGTGATCAGCCCGTTCGCCGCGGAGTACGTGAGTGCTAACGGGAGCTACCCCGCGAACTACCCGCGTGAGTACGTCAAGCCCGACGTTGCCGCTCCCGGCGCCGACGTACTGAGCGCCGGGCCGCTCGGCACCGTCGTCGCGGACGACGCCGCGACGTACTCGACGAGTGGCGGGACGTCGATGGCCGCCCCGCACGTCGCGGGTGCGGCCGCGTTGATCCAGTCCGCGACCGAGGAGGAGCTGGCGCCGAAGACGATCCAGGCAGCGCTCGTGGAGACGGCCGCCAAGCCGGACAACGAGTTCGCCGAACGGCACGGGCGGGACATCCGCTACGGCGCCGGGGTCATCAACGTCACTGCGGCCACCGCGGCCGTGAAGTCGGGGACGATGGGGATCGAAGGCACGGTCACGGACACCGACGGCGACCCGATCCCGGGCGCCGCGGTGACCAGCGAGGGCGACGCGCTCACGAGCGCGAACGTCTCGGGTGACTACACGCTCCGGACCACTGACCAGTCGACCGAGGTCACGGCCGACGCGTTCGGTTACGAGGCGTCGAGCCAGGACGTCGATGACGGGAGCGCCCAGTTCACGCTGGACGACGCACTTGCCGTCGACCTGATCGAGGAGCAGAGCGAATACGCGGAGTTCGACGGACAGGTCGACGTGACAGTCGACGTGCGCAACCTCGACAACGTCACGGTCGAGCCCACCCAGGCGACCGACGTCGACACGGGGAACCTGACGCTGCGGGTCGCCGGGGAGGAAGCCAGCTTCGGCGAGCCGGTCGAACTCGACGGGTACGACGGCCTCGTGAACGTCACCGTCGATATCGACGGGAACGCCAGCGTCGAGGAGAACGACACGATCGGGCTCGAACACACGTTCCAGGGGCTTGGCGAGAGCACGACCGTCGAATCCGGCCCGACGACGCTGACCGAGGAGCTCGATCCCGCGTTCTTCGAACTGGACGGGCTCACGGCTCCGGAGACGCTCGCACCCGGCGAGTCCCTCGACATGACCGTCGAGGTCACGAACACCGGACAGGTGGCGGACAGCAAGCTGATCCAGACGTTCGTGGACGGGCCCAGCGGCGAGGCAGCGGTGCCGCCCGAGGAGCTCAGCCTCGAACCGGGCGAGACCACGACGTACGAACTGTCGGCCAACGGGATCGGCAGCCTCTACGACGCCGGGAGCGTGCTCGACGTCGGCTTCCGGACTGCCGACGGTGAAGGGTATTTCGGCGATCTCACCGGGATCAACGACGAGATCTCCGCCGAACTCGCGCTCCAGGCACAGGGCGCGCAGTTCAGCGTGACGAGCCTCGAAGCGCCGACCAAAGCCGGCGCTGGCGAAGAGATACAGGTCAACGCGACCGTCGAGAACGTCGGCAGCGAGGCCGACCAGCAGAACGTGGCGTTCCGGTTCGGGGCGGAGACGCTCGCGACCGAGACGGTCGAACTCGAGGCGTTCGGCCTGAGCGCTTCCGACAACGTCGTGAACCTCTCGTTCACCGTGTCGGTGCCCGAGGAGCCCGACATTTACGAACACGGCGTGTACACCGACGACGACAGCGCGACCGGCGCGATCGCCGTCGACGAGTCGTACACCAACGTGACCGTCGTCGAATCCGACGGGATATACGAACCTGGACAGGGCGAGCGGACGCTCTCGGTGTTCGAGGAGCATCTCGCGCCGCGGTACGCCACCGAGGTGGTCGAGGTGCAGTCGGTCGACGACGAGACCATCGCGTCGACCGACGTGTTCGTGTTCCACGACTTCGGCACCTCGCTCAGCGACGAGGCGATCGCGGACCTGATCACCACCGTCGAGAACGACTCGACGACCCGGGCGGTGTACCTCGAACAGGCGATCGCGAGCAACGCGATCTCCGACCGCTCGCGGGTGACCGGCGACCCCGACGAGTCGCCGTTGAACTCCCAGACCGGCGCGCCGCCGGTCGAGTTCGAGATCGAGGCCGACCACCCGATCTTCGAGGGCGTCGGCGAGCCGGGCGAGACGGTCACCATCCACGACGGTCCGAACGCCTACATGTCGTGGTTCGAGGGGCCAGACGGTGAGACCCTCGCGCGGGCGGACGACGCCGCGGGCACCGACGCGGGCGGGCCGAGCGTCGCAGTCGACCCCGAGACGGGGTCGGTGCTGCTGGCCTCGATCGCGCCGTTCGAGTTCCCGCTGGCCGGCCTCTCGCTCTCGCCGGACGCGTTCACCGACGACGCGGGCCGACTGCTCGCGAACTCGGTGGCCGTCGCCGACGACGACACCGACAGGTCGGTCGCCGTCGACACCGAGTTCGTCGGGGCGGTCGATGACGCCTCGGACTCGGTGACGGTGACGGGCTCGGTCGGCGCGACCGACCAGCACGACGGTGAGGAGGTCACCGTCACCGTCGGCGGCGAGCCCGTAACCACCGCGACGGTCGACGGCTACGAGTTCACGGCCGAGTTCGATCCCACCGTGCTCGATCTGTCGGCCCAGTCCGACGCGGTCGTGGACGTGGCCGAACTCTCCATCAACGACACGGACACGGTCGACGTGGTCCACGAGACGCGGTCGCTCGAGAAGGGGTACAACCTCCTCTCGGTACCCCAGTCCGCAAACCTCTCCGCGGAGGGGGTCGGCGCCGTGAACGTCTGGAACGCGTCCGCCGGTAGCTACGAATCGGCCACCGGGTCCGAGTTCGACTCCCCGGCGAACCTCCATCAGGGGCTGTACGTCTCGGCGACCGACGACGACGCTCGCCTCGGGTTCACGTTCGGCGACGACGTGCCGACGGGCGGCACGGCCGACCTGACAGAGGGCTGGACGCTCGCGGGGTCGAACTTCGCGATCGACAGCACCGAGATGGGTGACACGCGGACGCTCCATGAGGATCTCGTCTCGGTCGACCCGTCCGGGCTGACAGTGTTCGGCTCCGGCTTCGACCAACAGTACGACGGCCAGTCGACGATCGGTGCCTACGACGCCTACTGGGTGCGCAACAGCGGGAACACGAGCCACGAACGCGCGATCGTCTCGCCGGCCTACGACGTCGCTGACCGCGAGGACGTGCTGGGGCTGAACGAGTCGGCGTTCGAGATCACCAGCGTCGAGACGTCCGTGCGCTCGACCGACGAGGTGTCGCTGGAGGACGACGTGCTCGGCAGCGACGAGGACGTGGTCGCGGTCGACGTGACGGTCACCAACGACGGCCGCCTCGACACGCAGTTCGTCGACCTACACGCCGCACAGGACGGCGAGTTCACGCTCGCCGAACGCAGTTCCGGTGTGACGCTCGACAGCAACGAAACCGAAACCGTCACGCTGTACTACGCGCTCGAACGGGACGACCCGCCCGCCGTCGACCTGCGGGCCACGACCGACGACGACGCCGCGGAAACCACCCTCGGCGTCGGCGGGGACGGGCTGACCGTCGAGGATCAGGCACTGACGCTCGACGACGAGTTCGTGGTCAGCAGCGTCGACTACAACGGCGAAGCGACCGTCGAGCTCGTCGCCGACGGCGAGGTGCTCGGAACCGAAACCGTCGACGACGGCGACGCGACCGACCTCCCGATCACGCTTTCGAACGCGACGACGGGGACGGTCGAGGTACGCTTGCTGGACGCCGACGGCGAGGAGCAGGCCAACGCGACCGCGACCGTCTCCGGCCCCAGCATCGAGATCGAGAACGGGGCGCCCGCACACGCGTTCCCCGATTCGGAGAGCGTCGACGTGCCGGCCAACGTGACCAACAACGCGTTGATCGAACAGACGGTCGACGTCGGGTTCGCGATGGGCGGCGAAACCGTCGAAAACGAGACGGCCACGATCGCCGGCCGGAGTACCGAACTGGCGGCGACGTTCGCGGCGAACGTCTCCGAACTCGACGTCGGTGACTCGGTCGAGCACACCGTCTCGGCCGCCGGAGCGAGCGATACGGCCACGCTGACGGTGACTGAGGCCGCGATCGAGTTCCGCGACCAGGGCTCCACCGACGGCACGGTGCTGGTCGAGAACGTCACCGCCGAGGCCGGGCAGTCCGTCGTCGTCACGAACGACGAGTACGAGATCGTCGACAGCGCGAACCTCACGGAGGACATCGTGGACGGCACGATGGAGTTCACGCTCGAGAGCCCCGGCGAGCACGTCGCGCACGTGGTCGCCGATACCGACGACGCGGCAGACGACGCCGGCCTCGTGAGCGATCAGGCGACCGTGTCCGCGACGAACGTGACCATCGAGAACACGAGCGTGAACGTCAGCGAGTCGTCGCTGCCGTACAGCGTCGAGGAACTGGACGTGGCGGGAGCAGGCGTCCTCGACAGTTTCGACGGCACGCCCGAGGGTGCGAACTACACGATCGAGATCCGGCAGGACGGGGCGACCATCGGCGAGTCCGACACGCTGAACGGCGAGGAGATGGACGTGACGGTCCCGCTCGACGAGCCGATCACCGCCGACTCGGTCGGTACGACCACCGCTGCGGTCGAGGCGGTACTGGTCGACGAGTCGGGGACGGCGATCCCCATCGCGCGGAACGGGACGTTCACCACCGTCTCGGACAACGCCACGGTGACGATCACCGCGGGCGAGGCCGAGGCGAACGTCGTGCTGCCGGATCAGACGATCGACGCGAACGGCGGCAGTGACGCCGTCCGGGTCGAGAACGTCACCGGGACTGAGGGCCAGTACGTGGTCCTCACGGACGCCGACCTGAACGTCGTCGGCACGCACGCACTCGAGGAGCGCGTCGTCGACGAGACGCTCGTCGTCGACCTGAACGAGAGCGCCGAACCGGGCGAGTACCGCGCCCACCTCACGAGCGACGTGGGGCTGCTCGCCGGCGACGCGCTGGTGACCGACGCCGGCGAACTGTCCGAGCCGGCGAACTTCGACGTCGGGATCGACTCAGTCAACGACTCGGTGACTGCCGGCGAGAACGTCAGCGTCACCTACACCGTCGAGAACACCGGCGGCGTCGAGGGGGCACAGACCG